From Rhopalosiphum padi isolate XX-2018 chromosome 2, ASM2088224v1, whole genome shotgun sequence:
TTATATTATGTCAATGCCATGTGAAGCAATCGCTTTACTTCTTAAATGGGTGGGTGGGTATAGATGACCAGGGGTCGGCAAGTAGTTTCTATTAGAGtcctaaagattaaaataataaatcaatgagGTCCAgtgaaaaaaaacctttttctAATCTTTGTACATAATGAAGTAAGTAAGTAAGTACAATGTGTTAACAGCGTCCAGAGTTTTGCCCTCCGCGGTCCGCCAGTTGCCGACCCCTGGTATAGACTAAAGGCGAGTTCTAGGGGTTAATAgggttaataaatttaaatatggtgttattacttattactattattgtaataatatatattataataaatgatgccTGTTAGCGACGTTAGCGTGAATTATAGAAGTTAGACATTTAAATAGACAAACATTTTAGATTTCGCTTCACAAAAAAAGTCCGAGTTCGGCGCCTCTGGGCACTGACTATATAAATCATGAACGTCAATCAAAATAGGTATTACATGTACCTATGCAGGGTGCCAGGTTAAGCCATATGCCGTACGCCCGTGTACCTAATGTACCTATGCTTCGGCCTTTTTGCGCCCGAACCCATTTATCGTAGCCCATTTGCCATTTGCGCCCCAAATCATAGCCCATATGCGCCCGATTCAGCCCGAAAATCGTGCAACGTTGCCATTTATCGAGTATATTGGCGTGTcactataaaatctaaaataatatttgatcgtTTCCCACATAGACCTTATACggagtataaggtctatggttTCCCATGCTAAtcgataaagataataatattttgtcgttAGTCGTGCTAATCGAAATTGTAAAATCCCAATcgataaagattatattataattatataaatgcatttatcaGTTGTATTTTATGTGTCAGTTGCATCAATACATGAATAGTaagtactactataatataatggaattttatataactatttcaaGTAAACAAAAACTTTGTTTAgtatttcgttattttaaatatcacatGAGTAGAAACCTTGTTTCTGGAGGTATGTTGGCGTTGTGTAAAAAAAACCTGTAGTGCATTAGTGCATACGTCTaaaccaataattaaaatacgaagTTAACCGAAATTAAAGACAGTCAGACAGTCATACCCATGATCCGAAAACTGAAGAAATTTTAaactaacttaatttataatttaatataatataaataatatttagatacataaCATGTTACAGGTAGGTATACTGTGtagtatttatcattatttttaaaatgattacttttaatgattattaattttgattttacgtACCTCGTTTTAAACGATAACTGACAGCAGCGTTGGATGCAAAATGGGCGAATTTAGGCTATAAATCAGGGTGTTAACTTAACActgttaagttttttattttgagcGCAAATGTCCATAACCCTCCGGACGTAAATGGGCTACAGCCCTATGCTTATGAGTTATGAATAGGTgccaaatatgtataaaaatgtcattTCGCTATGCTGGACAGAAATTATTAGATTAATCTCTATTCTGTAATGCCGTGTCAATATATACTGACTGATTTGACTAAttgagatataaattattattatttaacattttagaaTCTTTAAATCGAGGCttgaattttatgatattgcttaatcataggcgtgcgcagacctgAATTTCGGGGTGCCTACAATTTTTTCGGGCCCTTTTCTTAATTTGGGCCCTCTCTTAACAAGACATgtacatatttcaataaattataatgcctgaataaacattacttaaattaaatcacatatTGATCAGtagtattactataaaatagtaccaagttatattataatattttaatagatagttggatctaaaatctatttttaagataattgcaatatattttatttattatttttacttttgtagtcaataacatctagctgttataatcataataagttttaccacgcaaatttaaaatattttaagttgtattatttttggaaaaaatatcatttttattctagtaacattagttaaaatacggacccaTATAAATGCTATAGGACTTAAATTTTAAGGCCCCAATTACATGTCGGGGGTGCCCAGGCACACCCGAAACCCTCCGTGCGCATGCCTATGTGCTTAATATAAAACACGATTATGATTAGTGGTTAACGAATGTTACGATAGGTAAcgatttttatggtttttaccCTTCAAAGCCCCCCTATgcatttatgtaggtacctaatcatttttgtataaataataaaatgtaatattttaagtaggtaggtatgctTACTTACTACTTAGTCATAGGCGCAATTTGGGCTAAATGTATGGAGGTACTAAATTTATGTTGACCAAAGTAACCCGTGGGGGGCTTTGCCCCCTATAGCCACCTTACAACACCATTCGTGCATTCatcatattaacttattatctataattattaatagtttataataaaataacactaaaaaaagaaaaacattaaaatgtacaggtaaatatatttcttattttaatttaaatattttattaaacatgtaCGTCTTTGAGACATagcaaaatgatttattattttgtctttatcaattttattgctTAGATCTCtctcaatattaataactaacaaaTCTGTCAAAAATTCGATTATTCTATTGAAAATTTGGGGGCGCTAAGCACCCCCCAAATTTCGCCTATGtacttagtattattaaataagtacctacacaaTATTAAGTAGGTAGATTTGTTTAAACTACCAATTcattatagtctataaatactaaaaagtaaaaactatccCTGATCTAGCTGAATTTATTTATGgtttaatcattaatcaatcaTACGAACGTGCCCAGATAAACTTCAATAGGTTATATCAAATGTgttgtattacttattttattatttttaaacttacttGGTTGTTCtttaaagcatatttttatattttaaagctaaatagtaaatattcctaagcctagtaataatattacctttacATACTAATAAATGTAAAGAACAACCAAATAGTTAGGttagctaaaaaataaaaaaatatatcgatttCAAAAACTAAAGAGTAAAGGTTAAGTTAGTCGAAGTATGaggtataaaaaattgttttcgttgtagatgaatattattttactataatattattaagcataCTTATTGTATGAGATGAAAGattatagataggtaggtaatatataactatataagtacgaTGTACCAATAACATTAGATCTGCATATCATGTCAGCTGAAAATGTTTAACCTACCTTtgcaaaatttgaaataacccTCCTGCTTGTAGCcgttacctaatatctatatatctaatgtttaatattatgatatttttataatatccttTTAATGACTCGTTgctcaaaaaataatgaaatatcaaataacTATGACGGTAACGCCGAAACGTAAAAACAATGCTACGTATCGTGCCGGGGcactaaacgaaaaaaaaaacatttattattttcgaaaaaaaacattgtttccATTCTTcgattaaataagtaatttataattgtatcgtACGACCTTCCCTATTggtaactataatactataccaGAGTACAAGACCTATACAATAATACTCGCAGGCGCGTTGCCGCCGACAATCACACGCATTCTATtcactatataagtatataacgatataatatagctGACTGTAGGATATCCCTATCCTGTATATTACTATACGTAGAGTATTGTGATTTGTTTGCGTCTTTTAGTCCGCCTCATTATCGTGGACacataacattatatcattgtaatattatgcctTTAAGACTATATCATTGATCTCTACGGGAGGTATACTGAATGCTCCCCTAGTATAGCCAATAGCTTAGAATACTTAGATGGCTGCTAGTGCTAGATCTGATAGTTATTGGAAAAAACCAAtcgattatgaaaaaataaataatacaatcttGCCGCATAGGACTTAAAactagttataactttataagatgGAGTTACAAGATTTGTCAGCAACCTGCAGACATCCATTGAAATCGATTGTATCTATTGATTGTGGGAAGATCGATTGtagttacaatttaattatagttataattaataatttattataaaaatctttagTTTGATAAAGATTGTAAATCGTaatgatatcattataatacttaacataAAACAAGTACAGCACTAGAATTTTTTTCCAAGGGGGGCAGAGTGaggcaaatattttatttacatgagCTAAGGTTTTTTCAGCAATCAATgagcttatttaaataaaatataaatattttcgtatcatataacataacataatatagctattaactatatagtacaaacttttgaatagttaaaaatgtttcaagaataattttaaatattatttgtttcttatgtaagaaaatgtttaatcacATTGAATATAGACCTTCAACAACTATATTAACAATGAtgtaaaaaaatgacaattcctttattactttaatattacatacctttGTGAATgaatgattatgttttttttacttacatttcataaatataaattaaagtaattgtgTTTAGTAATGAACAGATGAATTTGTTTGACTCAACTTTAATGcaatgatttttgtttattttcataaaagatttttttcttattttacaaatttcaaaacatattttatttaaagtttattacattttttccttattaGACAATACTAGTAGGTCCAAAGatattatttgttcaaacttcattaattaaattagaataaataatgttttatgattttattatattgtacatattttttagtgGGGGGAGGGGGGGCTAGAGCTCTACCGAATTTTATaatcaactgtaaattatttttagtttgtatcCCCCCCCATGGACTCAACTCAAATACTCCCTTACTATAGGCCACATAGGTACATCACCCAAAAAcagcataaatgcataataatattattaccttattattaccatattttttaaatcatttaaaagatCAATAAAACACATCTTTCACGACAGGCGATGACTTATCATTATCGTtgtctgtataaaataaacgattGGTAATAAGGTATTACTAaatgtagttttataaatattatttttattcgtgtaTTAATTAGTTCACATGTAATACCTAGCGCTGGTCCCTGGTATCATCTCCCCCCCCTGAAGCAGAACTTTGAAGTCCGGAATtagtctaaaaatataatggcAACCCTAACACTAGAACATTTTTGTCTCCACTCCACACACCAACAATCATAACAAGATGCATTttggttaaagttaaaaatacccattgattttattataatatactttagacTTCTCACATAGGTCTATCTTGCCTTTGTCGCTTAAatgcttattacttattagttaatagttattactttttaaagtaattttaaaaagttcaatattattgatacattttgCACATAGACTTCTTTACTACAGACAATTAAAttctcaacaaaataattacatatgatcaaaattgtatataataaaaataaatcggtTGCCTCCTCCCCTTTTGAAAACAGTACAGGAATGCCCATGTTCAAGGTGCtagttaatttgttttagatttattcaagatttcaataaaaatagttcATAAATGTTTCATATGGAAAACACCTGAAAGGAAAGGGTAAGGTCAGTATGatgataaaaactaatttagaaaatatatattctttagTATTATCTGttcaattcatattttatagaacATTAACATTACAATGTAGGATTACATGAAATATTTGGAACATTTCTTAACAaaacataattgataatatttacctttaagTATCTAGCTAAAAGGTTatgactataatttataaaatgaatcttatattttaagtgttttgataatatatcatatatttttgtattaacatttctgggaattaaaaattatatcataatataagtacaatttagCACTTAGTATTAAACATTATCAtcagaaaacaattatttggtAAAATTTCGTCTCACGTGTAGCAATTATACACTgactaaaaataactaaattaaactcACATGCCATTAATCTATCACATTTTTGAATATCGTTGTACTGTCTTTAAAAATGTGTCCTTTAAAccaccataataaattaaaaatatgttatattaaatcataaagcatttattttaaagtaactacaaaaagataacattttaacaaaccaaatgaagtaaaaatatgaatttttgtgatgttaaaataaaaatacacccACGcttgtttttaatacataacaaatgtaaaaaaaaatataaatatatatatgatgatttgtatcaaagtataaataaatatctatggCTAAACTTTACCATTACAATTAATTTCAgaaatcaatgttattattagtatataaaattagtaaaagatctataaattaaattactctaGAATTTGAGTAATTgtggtttaataaataaacgtttttaactataacttaaaatagtgattcatgaattaattaaaaatataaatattaattttattatttttattttacttatcaaAGAAACATCATAgacattgatttaaaataatatggttcTTAAGAAGTCAATTTCAGAACCATCTATGACAGTCTTGAGAAAGGGtacattatgaaaattaaattaaaattgtttttcatacaattgtaataataccaattttgtagaaattaaataatgcaaatacAACCAAAATTAgctatatatacacaattagATATTAGTTCAATTGTTGAACCTCTAATGTGCTGAAGTTTTTCACGAGTAAGAtggaacaaaaaaattaataataattataaacatttctttACAATTAGTATCTACAACTCATCTTTAGGCTTCTCAcgttcttcttcttcttcttctcctTCCTCACtctgtaaaataacatttttatttaataatttttttatgatttttattttttacacaagCATGTATCAAATAAGGGTGACCTatttatagttgaaatattttaaaaataatttttttaatttgtttggaCATGGAAGTATAGCCATgattatatacaatttcaaatcaaaattttaatattgttaaaggtaaaaatttgaatataaaaatgtttgactcATTAGCGAGGATggctattaagtattaatcttTTGTAGAAATAACATattgattcaaaaattataattaccgaTGTGCTAGAAGAACTTTCTTGTTTTCCATCAGCTTCAATAAACTTAATGATTGCTTCTAATGTTCTGTCTCCATTATATTCAATGgcctaaaaaatttaattcattaatgaaatatttcgtAAAAGAATATTctacaatgttttaaaatgtatataatgtgaaTTTATAGTTGAAAGCTCATAGTtagaaaaattaagtttaacaaataaaaaaatgtcttaacaTACTTTTGGATTATCTCCCTTTGGATAGAAGGTTAGTGTGGGGAAGCTGGAAATTTTGGTATGCTCAAGTTCATTAACTGTAGCATCCATTTTGGCAATGATAATATCATCTTTATCACCAAAATATTCTCcaacctaaaatataaaattaatacgaataaaaacttgatttaagtaataaatacattagatttttatttgtttactttgtCGAAAATTGGAGCGAGCTGTTTACAATGTCCACACCACGGGGCGTAAAATTCCACAAGAACATTCTTAGTTGAATCTAAAGCTACACTATCAAAGTTAGTAGCAGTCAAAGTCCAGACTGGGGTCTTGTTCCAATCTTCAGGTAATTCTTCAGAAAGTAAatgttgctaaaaaaaaaatgttttgtcaaaaacaataatcaatagcaaataaaataattagtaattatcatTCATCATACCTTAACTTTTCCTTCAACAAAATCTGAGACGAATTTCTTTACATTTTCTCCAGTTAATTCGGAAGATTCTGGTTTAAATTTGGTCATATCATCTTCAAGTTTGATTGCTCTCATGCTTGGTACTTCATTCTTTTTCATTCCAAAGAACTCCAAAATCCTTTGATGTTCTTCTTCATCAGCATCAATAGTAACAAACACAATctaaagaaatacaatttaatcaaattaattaacttgtatgaatcaataaatacaatttaatttacttttcctCTGAAGTCAAGTGCAACAGGCTTAATGTTATCAATGAATTTTTCGAAGTGTCCTTCTTTTTTAGATAAGAAGAGTAATAAATGACTCTTAATCTGACCACCAAATATTTTTTGGGCAGTTTCTTGGTTGAATTCTATAATAGGAGGCAAtgaatgaacaaaaataaatgtcttgATGTCTTCAACATTGGAAATCTCTTCTTCAAATACAACTTTCTTTTCatcaaactaaaattaaaatcaaaatttataaataatactatagtaaaaaaattatatgttaacattttaaagcttacatctttatataaaacaaatgtatccTTGTGTTCTAAATCAGGAAATTTAGAATAATCTGATACAATACCAAATGGATGATCATCAACAGAATCAGCCagttctgaaaatatttttgctgCATCTGATTCCAAATTTTCGAAATAACCAACAATAGCAACATGTTTTCCCTCGATGAACGATTTGAATTCTTCTTCTGAGTTCAAAGCTTTTGAAGCTGGGCCAGACTTCTTTATTACCCATTGGATGATTTCATCCTTAGTTCGGCCACCTGCattgttaaaatacaaaataattattataaaatgacaaTTTCAATAACACTAtcaatcagaaaaaaaattattttttgtatacctgAGTAGTCAATTGGTTTTCCACTTTTAAAGAACTTCAAAGTTGGATATCCTCGGATACCAAACTGTTCAGCTAAGTCACTCTCAATAGTAGCATCTACTTTGCCCAATTTAACTGGTATTTCATTCTGGGCTAAATGTTGAGCTGCATTTGCATATTCTGGTGCTAATTGTTTGCAATGACCACACCATGGTGCATCtacaaaatgtacataaaacaaaattataaaataataaataaagtttaaaaataataacaaaatttaaattcattgagtaaaaactttaatttttataattcttatgTTCTTATAACCAACATCTACAGCAAACAAATAAGGATTATAcacaaagttttaaaaaatgatgagTTCcgatacaattttcattaatttcatagaATACTGATTTACTTTCTAATTAGTTACAAACTTGATAtaggacattataatatatgatccacattaataaatatcattaataaatctACTGAAAAaggcatataataaataaatttaacataacatttatattttatattagcataaatattatatattttaatacccta
This genomic window contains:
- the LOC132920257 gene encoding protein disulfide-isomerase produces the protein MILHVAFAAFLFVNSAIADAGVQEQVAVESDEGVLVLTKDNFQSIVSSSEYLLVKFYAPWCGHCKQLAPEYANAAQHLAQNEIPVKLGKVDATIESDLAEQFGIRGYPTLKFFKSGKPIDYSGGRTKDEIIQWVIKKSGPASKALNSEEEFKSFIEGKHVAIVGYFENLESDAAKIFSELADSVDDHPFGIVSDYSKFPDLEHKDTFVLYKDFDEKKVVFEEEISNVEDIKTFIFVHSLPPIIEFNQETAQKIFGGQIKSHLLLFLSKKEGHFEKFIDNIKPVALDFRGKIVFVTIDADEEEHQRILEFFGMKKNEVPSMRAIKLEDDMTKFKPESSELTGENVKKFVSDFVEGKVKQHLLSEELPEDWNKTPVWTLTATNFDSVALDSTKNVLVEFYAPWCGHCKQLAPIFDKVGEYFGDKDDIIIAKMDATVNELEHTKISSFPTLTFYPKGDNPKAIEYNGDRTLEAIIKFIEADGKQESSSSTSSEEGEEEEEEREKPKDEL